From Planctomycetota bacterium, a single genomic window includes:
- a CDS encoding zinc ribbon domain-containing protein, translated as MPIYDYQCDACGHAFERQQRMSEAPVKKCPECGRPVRRVIGAVAGIVRGASTPCARDASPCQELGRCNKRSCSMLEG; from the coding sequence ATGCCGATCTACGACTACCAGTGCGACGCCTGCGGCCACGCCTTCGAGCGACAGCAGCGGATGAGCGAGGCACCTGTGAAGAAGTGCCCCGAGTGCGGCCGGCCCGTGCGGCGGGTGATCGGCGCCGTGGCCGGCATCGTACGCGGGGCCTCGACGCCCTGCGCCCGCGACGCCAGCCCCTGCCAGGAACTCGGCCGCTGCAACAAGCGCTCGTGCTCCATGCTCGAGGGCTGA